ATTTAGAAAGCATCATGAACTGCATTGAGAATCAGTTTGGGTAGGCTTCTTTTTGCTTAATGCATCGTAAAATTTAGATATAAAGATATAACGATATAATGGAGAATACAGTGAATAAAAATATTTCAACGATCACTCCTCAAAAGTTCGAGAAATTGAGAAAAAGTGGCCAGCCTTTAGAGCTGATTGATGTTCGCTCACCGGCAGAGTATCGTGAGTGCCATGCAAAGTTTGCTCGAAATGTGCCGCTCGATTCGCTTGATCCACACATGATTATGGAGTCCAGAAACGGTTCCCGAGAAACTCCGCTCTACATCATTTGTCAATCAGGGAACCGTGCGCAAAAGGCGTGTGAGATGTTTTATGCTATGGGTCATTCTAAAGTAGTAACCGTCGAAGGAGGTACACAGGCTTGGCAAGAGGCCG
The DNA window shown above is from Nitrospinota bacterium and carries:
- a CDS encoding rhodanese-like domain-containing protein, which produces MSTITPQKFEKLRKSGQPLELIDVRSPAEYRECHAKFARNVPLDSLDPHMIMESRNGSRETPLYIICQSGNRAQKACEMFYAMGHSKVVTVEGGTQAWQEAGLPVVRGEKVLSLERQVRITAGILVLTGVMFGWIFHPAFTGISAIVGAGLVFAGITDSCAMGMMLAKMPWNQVSPECENGQCSD